The Lycium barbarum isolate Lr01 chromosome 10, ASM1917538v2, whole genome shotgun sequence genome includes a region encoding these proteins:
- the LOC132614831 gene encoding uncharacterized protein LOC132614831 — translation MFNDDEPLAFKKMHAFSTVDGFVEITESLADMIKFIANEPSVGLFYIQQHTQKAAPNLVNLKNNIEEKSRELSLHTEDLEDSITVIGSMKECGIPIANEMIKDLRRSLVVISKKQPQKGLISGPRSSFPVGITTSWSPATWGRSTGSEEDDDRASGYLSNVFRSAKQKASNFTWAPLESGESRPAKSEPSSSDKDEPSVSRTNDALLAADASSSSSLGRANSEDLRMSGQTIDDEVQQEQVYKSMSHDQLMSLSENFEEFRADKEAKLEEWLGK, via the exons ATGTTCAA TGATGATGAACCGTTGGCCTTCAAAAAAATGCATGCATTTTCCACAGTGGACGGCTTTGTAGAGATAACTGAATCCTTGGCGGACATGATAAAGTTCATTGCAAATGAGCCCTCCGTGGGGCTTTTCTACATTCAACAGCATACACAAAAAGCAGCTCCCAACCTTGTAAATCTCAAAAACAATATTGAGGAGAAATCCCGTGAATTGTCTCTCCACACAGAAGACTTGGAAGATTCCATCACCGTGATCGGGTCGATGAAAGAGTGTGGCATTCCAATTGCTAACGAGATGATTAAAGATCTCAGACGTAGTCTAGTTGTCATTTCAAAGAAGCAACCACAAAAAGGATTGATTAGCGGACCCCGTTCAAGTTTCCCCGTCGGTATAACTACCTCTTGGAGTCCTGCCACGTGGGGTCGCAGTACAGGTTCAGAAGAGGACGATGATAGGGCTTCTGGTTATCTCTCGAATGTTTTCAG GTCAGCAAAACAAAAGGCAAGTAACTTCACGTGGGCTCCTTTAGAGTCCGGAGAATCTCGACCAGCCAAGAGTGAACCATCTTCGTCGGACAAGGATGAGCCATCCGTCTCCCGTACTAATGACGCACTATTGGCTGCAGATGCGAGCTCTTCTTCGTCACTCGGACGGGCCAATAGTGAAGATTTAAGAATGTCAGGTCAAACTATTGATGATGAGGTACAACAAGAACAGGTATACAAAAGCATGTCCCATGATCAACTGATGTCTTTGTCTGAAAATTTCGAAGAATTTAGAGCTGATAAAGAAGCGAAATTAGAAGAGTGGTTAGGAAAATAA
- the LOC132614557 gene encoding U11/U12 small nuclear ribonucleoprotein 31 kDa protein translates to MSKKKKHSSDSDEDDTFYYRYSSAPSPAPPSSAATSKTLTKPSHVSKTLAPSKSTVYVGNLDYTLTNSDLHTIFSTFGKVAKVTVVKDRVTRKSRGVAFILFVCRDDAVKAVKGIDKKVLNGRTLTASIASDNGRAAEFIRKKVYKDKSRCYECGEQGHLSYECPKNKLGPRERPEPSKKGRRGIKNYGSNSGGGGGKGGGELEDEEEEGDDDVAASFDDDNWASVVDRGAEERLLKGDNEEFKKEKRGEKRKGYFSDESDEED, encoded by the exons ATGTCGAAGAAGAAAAAGCACAGCTCAGACTCCGACGAAGACGACACCTTCTACTACCGTTACTCCTCCGCACCATCACCGGCGCCGCCATCCTCCGCCGCCACATCCAAAACCCTAACAAAACCCTCACACGTCAGCAAAACCCTAGCTCCATCAAAATCAACAGTATACGTAGGTAATCTCGATTATACCCTTACAAATTCCGATCTCCACACAATCTTCTCAACCTTCGGTAAAGTAGCAAAAGTAACTGTAGTTAAAGATCGGGTTACCCGAAAGAGCCGTGGTGTAGCTTTTATTCTCTTTGTTTGTAGAGATGATGCGGTTAAAGCTGTTAAAGGAATTGACAAAAAAGTCCTTAATGGACGGACTTTAACGGCGTCAATTGCTTCGGATAATGGAAGGGCAGCTGAGTTTATAAGGAAGAAAGTTTATAAGGATAAGAGTAGGTGTTATGAGTGTGGTGAACAAGGACATTTATCTTATGAGTGTCCGAAAAATAAACTTGGTCCTAGAGAAAGACCcgagccctcgaagaaagggcgGAGAg GGATAAAGAATTATGGGAGCAacagtggtggtggtggtggaaaGGGGGGTGGTGAGTTGGAGGATGAGGAGGAGGAGGGGGATGATGATGTGGCAGCGAGTTTTGATGATGATAATTGGGCGTCGGTGGTGGATAGGGGAGCAGAGGAGAGGTTATTGAAAGGAGATAATGAGGAATTCAAGAAGGAGAAAAGGGGGGAGAAGAGAAAAGGTTATTTTAGTGATGAGAGTGATGAGGAGGATTGA